From Leptidea sinapis chromosome 3, ilLepSina1.1, whole genome shotgun sequence, a single genomic window includes:
- the LOC126979476 gene encoding autophagy-related protein 101: MNARVITFEMAMEGSQVDEVVASIFHTVLFHRSSGKFTYNNEESYSIRTVSYVDVDCDFIDFTYVCCESDTLGLNVKKKISVFSKLLRALDGTSAPAKGQISLEFFQRRRPHWRFGRMETVPWEVWTVCCELTKAENGQDMHSKHENVVEMLQDKIVFITEIINRHEYVPKMPNRSDADLIFDTSYADIQPYLFKIDYKLSETESYTVGNTVRKLIRDTLAL, from the coding sequence ATGAATGCACGCGTAATTACCTTCGAAATGGCAATGGAAGGTAGCCAAGTTGACGAAGTGGTCGCCAGTATCTTCCACACTGTCCTGTTTCACCGCTCGAGTGGCAAGTTCACGTACAACAACGAAGAGAGCTATTCAATACGGACCGTTAGTTACGTGGACGTCGACTGCGACTTTATAGACTTCACGTACGTTTGCTGCGAATCGGACACGCTAGGGCTGAACGTTAAGAAGAAAATATCAGTATTCTCGAAGCTTCTACGGGCGTTAGACGGGACCTCGGCGCCTGCTAAAGGACAGATAAGTTTAGAATTCTTCCAACGACGTCGACCGCATTGGCGTTTCGGTCGAATGGAAACAGTTCCGTGGGAAGTGTGGACGGTTTGCTGCGAACTGACCAAGGCAGAGAACGGTCAGGACATGCACAGCAAACACGAGAACGTAGTCGAGATGTTGCAagataaaattgttttcatcACAGAGATAATAAACCGCCACGAGTACGTACCTAAGATGCCCAACCGGTCGGACGCTGATCTCATATTCGATACGTCGTACGCGGACATACAGCCTTACCTGTTCAAGATTGACTACAAGCTCTCTGAAACGGAATCCTACACGGTCGGTAACACCGTCCGGAAGCTCATCCGAGACACACTGGCCTTGTGA
- the LOC126979445 gene encoding probable serine/threonine-protein kinase kinX, translating to MKVLITCLALVALSMAMPVAEEKQETPVAPASIVETKSEDEKPLSDVQPSIAEKKAEEPAASVVNEPDAAQVKNKPVDIPAVSEPDVKEEVKKVIPEVKPEESEQKPETPVSDVKPDVKNDKTETVVGDNKNAEPQAKEVNDEAAAKSATPEEPIDIVEAVKNPAAVADVVDPAAINPPSEAQPAIVAKNVEAVTEEKKEETPADVSSIKTASVPENTPVESKVEDKKEEVAVKSAIPEAPVEPKPDTVEKPQRIVRDAADENKSDVKIEEKPEEAVKVEEKPAESVTAVKVAEPVAEVNDKKDDKEAAPKEKAVEAPVEAVKPIEKTIEVKEGEQLLGDEPKPSSEESDESGPKADSDETAESAEKPEKPSSPTS from the coding sequence atGAAGGTGCTTATTACTTGCTTAGCCTTGGTGGCTTTAAGCATGGCGATGCCCGTAGCCGAAGAAAAACAAGAGACTCCCGTCGCTCCTGCTTCCATCGTAGAAACTAAGAGTGAGGATGAAAAACCCTTAAGTGATGTACAGCCATCAATTGCAGAAAAGAAAGCCGAAGAGCCAGCGGCGTCAGTTGTGAACGAACCTGATGCAGCACAAGTCAAAAATAAACCTGTAGATATACCTGCAGTATCTGAGCCTGATGTAAAGGaagaagtaaaaaaagtaataccAGAAGTCAAACCCGAAGAGTCAGAACAAAAACCGGAAACACCTGTTAGCGATGTAAAGCCTGACGTAAAGAATGATAAAACTGAAACTGTAGTGGGAGATAATAAGAATGCTGAACCACAGGCAAAGGAAGTAAATGATGAAGCAGCCGCTAAATCCGCTACTCCTGAAGAACCTATTGATATCGTTGAAGCAGTAAAAAATCCAGCAGCAGTCGCTGACGTCGTCGACCCAGCAGCCATCAATCCCCCATCTGAAGCACAACCAGCTATCGTTGCGAAAAACGTTGAAGCAGTTACTGAAGAAAAGAAGGAAGAAACCCCGGCTGATGTGTCATCTATAAAGACAGCAAGTGTACCTGAAAACACGCCAGTAGAATCAAAAGTTGAAGACAAGAAAGAAGAAGTTGCCGTAAAGTCAGCTATCCCTGAAGCTCCAGTTGAACCAAAACCTGACACTGTCGAAAAGCCCCAACGTATAGTCCGCGACGCTGCAGATGAAAATAAATCTGATGTCAAAATCGAAGAAAAACCAGAGGAAGCTGTGAAAGTTGAAGAGAAGCCTGCAGAGTCTGTAACCGCTGTCAAAGTTGCGGAGCCCGTCGCAGAAGTGAATGACAAAAAAGATGACAAAGAAGCAGCCCCCAAAGAAAAGGCAGTTGAAGCACCTGTGGAGGCTGTAAAGCCAATTGAAAAGACAATCGAAGTAAAAGAAGGCGAACAACTTCTAGGAGATGAACCAAAGCCCAGCTCTGAGGAGAGTGATGAAAGCGGGCCAAAGGCAGACAGCGATGAAACAGCGGAGAGCGCTGAAAAGCCCGAAAAACCGAGCTCTCCTACCTCTTAG